Proteins encoded together in one Nitrospiraceae bacterium window:
- a CDS encoding hydrogenase 3 maturation endopeptidase HyCI, with protein MIITVGNSLRADDGVGPYISENLKNPNPKIKIMDAGERPEAIIDQAVELNPKKVIIIDAAHFEGTHGELHIIKEEDISHTILTTHAFPLNALAKIIADDTNAKVYFLGIQAKNTRLGKSLSEEVKKSADELIGYLNSE; from the coding sequence TTGATAATCACTGTAGGCAATTCTCTTAGAGCAGATGACGGCGTTGGTCCCTACATATCAGAAAATCTTAAAAACCCCAACCCCAAAATTAAAATCATGGATGCAGGTGAAAGACCTGAGGCTATCATTGATCAGGCTGTTGAGCTTAACCCGAAAAAAGTGATAATTATAGATGCCGCACATTTTGAAGGAACACATGGAGAACTACATATAATCAAGGAAGAAGATATTTCACATACAATACTGACAACCCATGCTTTTCCTTTGAATGCTCTAGCTAAAATTATAGCGGATGATACTAACGCAAAAGTTTACTTTCTGGGAATTCAGGCAAAAAATACACGATTAGGCAAAAGTCTCTCTGAAGAGGTAAAAAAATCTGCCGATGAATTAATCGGTTATCTGAACAGTGAATAA